The DNA sequence CAGCCGACGGCGTCGGGCCGGCCGGCGGTGAGCCGACGCGGCGCGGTCAGCAGCCACGCCTCGGTGACCAGTTCGGCCAGCTCGTCCGGCGGCACGTGCGCCAGCCGGACCAGCACCCACCCGAACCGGCCCGAGCAGTGCGACCGCTCGTACGCCACCGGGTTGTCCAGCACCAGCGCCGCCTGCTCGTCGCGGGTCGCCTTCACCACCAGCGTCTCGCCGTCCTCGGACAGGTAGGCGAAGCCCTTGCCCCGGACCCGGAACGCCACGTCCTCGCGCGACTGGT is a window from the Polymorphospora rubra genome containing:
- a CDS encoding MmcQ/YjbR family DNA-binding protein produces the protein MADVSDGGVDADEVLRLIGGLAGVERHQSREDVAFRVRGKGFAYLSEDGETLVVKATRDEQAALVLDNPVAYERSHCSGRFGWVLVRLAHVPPDELAELVTEAWLLTAPRRLTAGRPDAVG